AAGCGGCCCGTAGACGATGTAGGAATGGCCGGTAACCCAGCCGACATCGGCCGTACACCAGAAGACCTCGCCATCCTTGTAGTCGAACACATATTCATGCGTCATCGACGTATAGACGAGGTAACCACCCGTCGTGTGCAGAACGCCCTTCGGCTTGCCGGTGGAACCCGATGTGTAGAGGATGAACAGCGGATCCTCCGCCCGCATCTTCGCCGGCGGGCAATCCGGTTTCACCGTGGCGATTTCCTGATGGTACCAGATATCGCGGCCCGGCGCCCATCCGGTCTTGCCGCCGGTGCGGCGCACGACAAGAACCTTGTTGACGATGACATATTGCTTGGCGGCAATATCGATCGCCTTGTCGGTGTTTTCCTTGAGCGGGATCGGCTTGCCGCCGCGCACGCCTTCATCGCAGGTGATGACGAAGGTTGATTCGCAATCGACGATACGGCCGGCCAGCGCTTCCGGCGAGAAGCCGCCAAAAACGACGGAATGCACGGCACCGATGCGGGCGCAGGCGAGCATGGCATAGGCCGCCTCGGGGATCATCGGCATGTAGATGGTGACGCGGTCACCCTTCTTGACGCCGTGCTTCTTCAGCACATTGGCCAGACGGCAGACATAATCATAGAGCTGGTTATAGGTGATCTTCTTGTCGATATAGGGATTGTCGCCTTCCCAGATGATCGCCGTGCGCTCGCCATGCGTCTTCAGATGCCTGTCGATACAGTTGTAGGAGACGTTCGTCAGGCCATCCTCGAACCACTTGATCGGTACACGTCCCTTGAAGGAGGTATTCTTGACCTTGGTATAGGGCTTGAACCAGTCGATCCGCCGGCCGTGCTTGTCCCAGAATTTTTCCGGATCCTCGACGCTCTCCTGATACCATTTCTGGTACCGCTCATTGTCGATGAGCGTGCGGGCTTTCGCCGATTTGAGCACCGGGTAGATTTTGGCAGACATAAACTCCTCCTGAAACCAAGTATGTCCTGTTATGAGCGCGCCTTGAGACTCCCACCTCAGGCATGTGTTGAATTCATAGCAGTTCAAATGCACACGGCAATTAGACAAAGGTCATTTGTTTCACAAAGAATTGCAATTCTGATGCAATGCCGCTATAGAGCCGTCATATCCCGGAAATTCAGTGGTTGATACCACGCCCGCGACACCGGCGCGGACGGACAGAAGGACTGTATCTATGGCTCAACAATTGCTCATGCCAAAGGCAACTGCTGTATGGCTGGTTGACAACACCGCGCTGTCGTTCGACCAGATAGCCACGTTCTGCAAATTGCATCCGCTGGAAGTCAAGGCGATTGCCGACGGTGAAGCCGCACAGGGCATCAAGGGTCTCGATCCAATCGCGACGGGACAGCTTTCCCGCGACGAGATTGCCCGCGCCGAAGGCAACCCCAACCACAAGCTCAAGCTTTCCGAGCCGAAGGTGCGCGTGCCGGAATCCAAGCGCCGTGGTCCGCGTTATACGCCGGTTTCCAAGCGCCAGGACCGTCCGAACGCCATTCTCTGGCTGGTTCGTAACCATCCGGAACTGAAGGACGCGCAGATTTCGCGCCTCGTCGGCACCACCAAATCCACCATTGAGCAGATTCGCGACCGCACCCATTGGAACTCGGCCAACCTGACGCCGATGGATCCGGTAACGCTCGGCCTTTGCAGCCAGATCGATCTTGATCTTGAAGTCGAACGCGCTTCGCGCGGTCGTCCGCTGCCAACAGCCGAAGAGCTTGGCAACACACTGCAGCCGGCAACGGCAACGGAAGGTCTGGATTACAACTTCCAGCGTGAGGAAGAAGAGCAGATCGACGCCGACGCCGTGTTCAAGAAGCTCTCCTCGCTGAAGTCTGCACCGAAGGACGAAGACGAGGACGATCAATACTGATCGAAGTCTTTCCGACATTTGAAACCCGGCCGCAGTGCCGGGTTTTTGTTTTTAAGGATTTTACCGGCTGCCGAAGATCGCCGAGCCCACCCGAACGCTGGTGGCGCCGAACTCGACGGCGGTTTCAAAATCGCCGGACATGCCCATGGAAAGCTTCTCAAGGCCGCATTGCCCGGCAAGCTTGGCCAGAAGCGCAAAATGCGGCCCGGGATTTTCTTCTGCCGGCGGAATGCACATCAATCCCTCGACCGGCAATTTCAACTCGTCGCGGCAAAAAGCTACGAAGGCAACGGTTTCACGCGGGTCGATGCCGGCCTTCTGCGGCTCGAGGCCGGTGTTGACCTGCACATAAAATCGCAGGCTGCGGTCCTGTCTGGCACATTCTTCGGCAAGCGCGCGGGCGATCTTTTCCCGGTCGATACTCTGCACGACGTCAAACAGCGCCACCGCATCCGCCGCCTTGTTGGATTGCAGCGGTCCGATCAGATGCAGCTCGATATCGGATGTCTTCTCCTTGAGGGCAGGCCACTTGCCCTGTGCTTCCTGCACGCGGTTTTCGCCAAACGCGCGCTGGCCGGCATCGATGATGGGCTGGATCGCTTCTGCGTCGAATGTCTTCGAGACAGCAACCAGGGCAACATCCGTCGCCTTGCGACCGGATTTTTCCGCAACATCCGCAATGCGCTGCCTGACATCTTCAAGACGTGCTTCGATTTCCATCACAAGACCTTTTTTAAACCGTTCGAACCGCTAACTAGACGCCGATTACCTTGATGCCAAGCACCTTTAGCACCATTTGAGGCACGCTGACCAAGATTGAACGCCCGAATGCCCCGCCAAACTTGACGCCCCGGTCGTTTCATGGTGAAGGTCAGCGCAAATTTTTCCCCTCGATACCCGGAATTTTAGACAATGGCCATCGAACGTTACAATCCTCGCGACGCCGAGCCGCGCTGGCAGCAAAAATGGAACGAAGACAAGGTTTTCGTCACCGATAACAGCGATCCGCGCGAGAAATATTACGTTCTGGAGATGTTTCCCTATCCCTCGGGACGCATCCATATGGGCCATGTCCGCAACTACGCGATGGGTGATGTGGTTGCGCGTTACAAGCGCGCGCGTGGCTTCAACGTTCTGCACCCGATGGGCTGGGATGCCTTCGGCATGCCTGCGGAAAACGCAGCCATGCAGAACAAGGTCCACCCCAAGGACTGGACCTACCAGAACATCGCCACCATGCGCGGCCAGCTGAAATCCATGGGACTGTCACTGGACTGGACCCGTGAATTCGCAACCTGCGATGTGGAATATTACCATCGTCAGCAGGCGCTGTTTGTCGATTTCATGGAAAAGGGCCTGGTTTACCGCAAGCAGTCCAAGGTCAACTGGGACCCGGTCGACCACACGGTTCTGGCCAATGAGCAGGTGATCGACGGCCGCGGCTGGCGCTCCGGCGCACTGGTCGAACAGCGCGAACTAACGCAATGGTTCTTCCGCATCACCGATTTCAGCCAGGACCTGCTGGACGAACTGGATGAACTGGACCAGTGGCCGGAAAAAGTGCGCCTGATGCAGAAGAACTGGATCGGCCGTTCCGAAGGCCTGTCGCTGCGCTGGCAGACCGTCACTGAGACGGCGCCGGAAGGTTTTTCCGACATCACCGTTTATACAACGCGTCCCGACACCCTGTTCGGCGCCTCCTTCCTGGCGATCGCCGCCGACCATCCGCTGGCAAAGGAACTGTCGGCGAACAACCCTGATATTGCCGCGTTCTGCGACAAATGCCGCCGCCATGGTACCTCTCTGGCAGCACTTGAAACCGCTGAAAAGAAGGGCATCGATACCGGCGTCAAGGTCGTCCACCCGCTGGATCCCAGCTGGGAACTGCCCGTCTATGTCGCCAATTTCGTCTTGATGGATTACGGCACCGGCGCAATCTTCGGCTGCCCTTCGGGTGACCAGCGCGATCTGGACTTCGCCCGCAAATACGGCCTGCCGGTCGTGGCCGTCGTCGCACCCGAAGGTCCCGACGCCGCAAGCTTTACTGTTGAAGACACCGCCTTCACCGATGATGGCGTGATGATCAATTCCGGCTTCCTGAACGGCATGAAGACGGCCGACGCCTTCGAAGCCGTCGTGCAGAAGCTGTCCGCCGAGATGCTGGGGAATGCACCGCAGGCCGAACGCAAGGTCAATTTCCGCCTGCGCGACTGGGGCATTTCCCGCCAGCGTTACTGGGGTTGCCCGATCCCGGTCATTCACTGCGAAGTCTGCGGCGTGGTTCCGGTTCCGAAAAAGGACCTGCCGGTCAAGCTGCCCGACGATGTCACTTTCGACGTGCCCGGCAACCCTCTGGATCGCCACCCCACATGGCGTCATGTTTCCTGCCCGCAATGCGGCCATGATGCGCGGCGCGAAACCGACACGATGGACACCTTCGTCGATTCCAGCTGGTATTACACCCGCTTTACAGCGCCGTGGGAAGACCAGCCGACCGACCCGAAAGTTGCCAATCACTGGCTGCCGGTTGATCAATATATTGGCGGCATCGAGCATGCCATCCTGCACCTGCTCTATTCGCGCTTCTTCACCCGCGCCATGCGCGAGACCGGCCATGTCGGCGTCAAGGAGCCCTTCAAGGGCCTGTTCACGCAGGGCATGGTGGTTCACGAGACCTATAGCCACGGCGAAGGCATGAGCCGCGAATGGATAGCCCCCGCGGACCTGCGCATCGAAGAGGCGGACGGCGCACGCCGGGCATTCCTTCTGTCTTCCGGTGCGGAAGTAAAGATCGGCTCCATCGAGAAGATGTCGAAGTCCAAGAAGAACGTGGTCGACCCGGACGATATCATCGCATCCTATGGGGCGGATACCGCACGCTTCTTCGTTCTGTCGGACTCTCCGCCGGATCGCGACGTCATCTGGTCCGAAGCCGGGGTGGAGGGTGCAAACCGCTTCGTCCAGCGCGTCTGGCGCATCATCGGTGAAGTTGCCGGGGAGCTGAAGAACGTCAAGCCGAAGCCGGCGACCGAGGGCGAAGGGTTGGCAGCCTCCAAGGCCGCCCACAAGACGCTGAAGGCCGTTCAGGATGATCTGGACAAGCTCGCCTTCAACAAGGCGATCGCCCGCATCTACGAGCTCGTCAATGCCCTGGCTGGACCGCTCGCGGACGTCGCAGCAGGCGGCAAGTCTGAAGACGCCAAGGCAGCGGCGCGTGACGCCGTTGAAATCCTCATTCGTATCATCGCCCCCATGACACCGCATCTGGCGGAAGAATGCTGGTCGGCGCTGGGCAATGAGGGTCTCGTGGCCCAGACGCCATGGCCGGTCTTCGTTGCCTCGCTGGTCGAGGAAAACGACGTGGTCATGCCGGTGCAGGTCAACGGCAAGAAGCGCGGTGAATTGACAATCGCGCGCGATGCGGATCAAGATGCGGTCCGTGCGGCTGCCCTTGCTCTGGATGCCGTCAAATCTATTCTTGCCGGTGGCGAGCCCAAGAAAGTCATCGTGGTTCCGCAGAGGATTGTGAACATTGTTGTCTGACGTTTTTTCGAGATGGAGCCGCGTCGCGGCAGCAATTTCCGTCGTGATGATGGCTGGTCTTCTGGCGGGCTGCCAGGTGCGCCCGCTTTATGGCGAGGCCTCCGGAACCAAGGAGAGGCTGGCAGCCGTCAGTGTCTCCGAGGTTGGTGGCAGGGTTGGACAGGAAGTCCGCAACCAGCTGATCTTCCTGATGGCCGGCGGTGCGGGTGAACCGGCCACGGCGCAGTATAATGTCAAGATTTCCGTAAGCTCGAGCGCCACCTCCACGGAGGTCGAGAATTACGACCTGACGACCCGCACCAACAACAACTATGACGGCCCTTATCCCGGCCGCGTGGTGATGAGCGGTCAATATGTCCTGACGCGTATTTCCGACGGCCAGATCCTGCGCTCCGCACGCCGCAGCGTGACGGCACAGGTGGACCTGCCGCAGCAGGAATTCGCCAAGATCAGGGCAACCCGCGACGCCGAAAACCGTGCGGCCCGGGAACTGGCTGAAATCATCCGCACCGATATCGCCGCCACCCTCGGCCGCTGAGAAGCGCGGCCGTGGCGGAGATAAAATCGCATGAGTTTGAGCGCTTCGCCGAAAATCCGGCGGAGCGCTTTCGCGTTTTCGTGCTCTATGGTCCGGATCGCGGCCTTGTGTCGGAGCGGGCAAGCCTCATCGCCAAAAAGACCGGCATCGATCCCGATGACGCCTTCGCGTCACTGAAGTTGACCGCATCCGATCTGCAGGGCGATCCCGGTCGCCTTCTCGATGAGGTGAACGCCATCGGCCTTTTCGGTGGTGAGAAACTCGTTTGGGTAAAGGGTGCGGCGGCCGAAAAAGCACTGGTGGACGCGCTCCAGTTTCTGGCCGAGACACCGCCTGAGGCGAGCTTCCTGATCATAGAGGCTGGCGATATCAAGAAGGGCACGGGGCTGCGCAAGATCGCGGAACCCGCACGCTCAATCGCCGCGATCCCCTGTTATGCGGACGATGCGCGATCGTTGAACGCATTGATCGATCAGGAGCTTTCCAGCGACAATCTGCGCATCGCGCCCGCCGCACGGCAAAGGCTGATCGAATCCCTCGGCGGCGACCGCATCGCGTCGCGCAACGAAATCCGCAAGCTGGCGCTTTATTGCCGTGGCGCAGAAGTGATTGAAGAAGAAGATGTGCTGGCGATCATCGGCGACGCCAGCACGGTTTCCGCTGACGATGCCGTTGATGCCATCCTGAAAGGCGACAGAAACGCCTTTTTCCACGCCACCCAGAAGATCGTTGCATCTAAGACGCCGATCTTCCTCGTGCTTCAGGGGTGCCTCAAGCAATTCCAGCTGCTCGACCAGATGCGGGCGGAGATGGACGAGAAAAAGCAGCAGGCCGGGCAGGTGATGCAGACACTAGGACGCCACATCCATTTTCGCCGAAAGCCGATCATCGAAAGGGCGTTGCGGACATGGCAGCCAGCGGCGATCGCCCGCGAAATGAACCGTCTGCAGGCCGCCATACTGCAAAGCCGCCAGCGGCAAAGCCTGGAAGACAGCGTGGCTCTTTTGACGCTGCTGTCGACCACCCTGCAATCGGGCCGCGGCGGATGACCCGCTGAACTGCAGCAAAAAGCCCTCGCGCCTGGGCTGCGAGGGCTTTAAAAATAACGGCGCAGAAGACGCCGTATCGTTGAAAAATCAGTCGCCCTGTCCAGGTTCGGCGGAGAAATAAAGCTCCAGCTTACCTGCTACGCCGTCCATTTCCTTGGCTTCCGGCATCGGGTCACGCTTGATGGTGATGTTCGGCCAGATCGCCGCATATTCGGCATTGAGCGTCAGCCATTTGTCGAGACCCGGCTCTGTATCGGGCTTGATCGCCTCGGCGGGACATTCCGGTTCGCACACACCGCAATCGATACATTCGTCAGGATTGATGGCGAGAAAATTTTCACCCTCGTAAAAGCAGTCCACGGGGCAGACTTCAACGCAATCGGTGTATTTGCAGCGGATGCAATTGTCGGTCACGACATATGTCATGATGAACTCCAGAATATGCAGACCGGGTCTTTGGGCTTCGGAACACAAGCCGACGCCCGGAATTCAGACAGGGCAATTTCGCAAAGGACGTAATGCCTTTGACTTCAGATAGCAAGGATAAACAATTCTGAAAAACGGGTCCGGCCGGGAGGTTTATTCTAATCTTTGCTTCCGTCACTATCAGACAGAAACCTGTCGAGCGCCCGGCGCTCTTTTTTTGTCGGACGACCGCTGCCCGGTTCACGCATCGCCTGCTCCAGCGGACTAAACCGGTCGGATGGGTCGCGGGGCGGCGTCAGATCGTCATAGAGAAGTTTTGCTTCTTCGTAGGGTCCGCGCCGTGCCCCTCCGGACTTTACGACCAGCACCCTGTCCATGCGCTCGAAACCGATATCGAGCCTGTCACCCGCCTTTACCGTATGGCTGGGTTGGCGAATAGTGACACCGTTGACTTTGACGTGACCCGACTGGACGTAGCCCTGGGCAAGCGAACGGGATTTGGCCATGCGGGCAAAGAACAGCCACTTGTCCAGACGCTGACGCGCGCTCTCCAGTGGCTGTTCGTTGCTCCCCATGGGCTTACTTCTTCAGCTGCTCCTTGAGAGCAGCGAGCTTTGCGAAAGGCGAATCCGGATCGATCGGCTTCTCCTTGCGGGGTGGCTTGGCTTCGAACCGCTGCTGACCCTGCGGCTTTCCGCCGCGGTCGTTACGATCAGGCCTGTCCTTGCGCTCGCCACGATCCTGACGATCATTGCGATTGCCGCGATCAGGGCGTCCGCCATCACGCTTGCGCTCGCCCTCACCGCCGCGATTGGTAGCTTCGCGATTTGCCCCGTCACGATTTGCACCGTCACGATTGTCACGACGGCCTTCGCCACGACGCTCACCCTGCTCGCGCGCTCCCTGTTCACGACCATGACCGCGATTGCCGGGACGACGGTTGTCGCCGCGCTGGTTTTCATTGCGGCCACCAGGACGCCACAGAAGAACGGGCTTCGGCTCGGTTGCCTCAGCGCTTTCAGCGGGTACGGCTTCGCCAGCAGCAGCCTCCTCGCTGACAGCTTCCGCAACCGGCGCTTCTTCAGCGGCTTCGACTTCCGCAACAGCCACCGTCTCGGATGCCTGCTCTTCGGAAGCCGGCTCGTCCTGCTCGGTTTCAGCGCTTTCCTCGTCTGCCGTCACCTGATCGGCAATGGCCGGAGCAGCAGCCCCGGCCTGATTGGCGAGGAAGGCCTGCGCCTCTTCCGCCGTCACCTGATCGGCGCGGTAACCAAGACCCTTGAGGATCTCTTCCATGTCGTCAAGCGTTGCGCCGAGAATGGAAAGCATCGCGGTCGTCGTCGTGAAACGGCGGCCGTCATAAGCGCCTTCCGGACGCGGCTGCTGGCCGGGCTTCCACTGCAACAGCGGACGGATGAGATCGGCCAGGCGCTCGAGAATGTCGATACGAACGGCGCGCTTTCCAAGGAAACGGAAACCGGCAAGCTTGTAGAACATCCGCTCGAAAGCGGGATCGGTCACCACCGAGGTGCGGCCGGCGGCCAGAACCGGAATGAGATCGCCATAACCCGGCTTGCCGAGGCCGTCATTCTTCAGCGCCCAGAGCAGCGTGACAAGCTCGGCCGGAGCCGGCTTCAGCAGTGCAGGCAGGAAGACGTGATAGGCACCGAAACGCACGCCGTAGCGGCGCATGGAGGCACGTGCATCCTGATCCAGCGACTTCACGTCTTCGGTGACGTCACGGCGGAACAGAACGCCAAGATTTTCGACCAGCTGGAACGCCAGACCCTTCGCCAGACCCTGAAGGTCTTCGGCGCGCGAAATGTCATCCAGTGGCTTCAGCACGGTCGCAATCTGATGATTGACGAAACGTTCGACGCGCGCCAGCGCATGGTCACGGGCATTGCCGCTCAACTGTTCGTCGGCCAGCAGGATCACCCGCGGCTTCATGATGTTATCACCTGCCGAAAGGCGGGCCACCGGTTCGCCCAACCAGCGAACCAGACCATCGGAGCTCAAAGCGAGATCGCCGTTTCCACTGGCATGCAGACGCGCTGCACGCGCCTCGTATTCGAGAGCGAGCGCCTTCTGGGCCGCACCTTGCACGGCCTTCTGATCCGGCCCTTCCATTCCCGACACCGGCGTGAACCGGAATCCGGCCAATTGGCCGACGTGATGTCCTTCTACGAAGACATCACCATTTACACTGATTTCAGCTTCAAGCATCGCATTCTCTCTCAGGCGCCTCATGAGCACAGATGTCCTGCGATCAACAAAGCGTTTCGTCAACCTTTCATGTAGCGCATCGGACAATCGATCCTCGATTTCCCGCGTCTTTTCTTGCCAGTGTGTCGGATCGGCAAGCCATCCTGGGCGGTTCGATACATAAGTCCATGTTCTGATCTGCGCAATCCTCGCAGACAATGTATCGATCTCTCCATCCGTGCGGTCGGCGCGGCGCACCTGCTCAGCCATGAAATCTTCGTTCACCGCACCACGTTTCACGAGGTCGAAATAAAGCGTCGAGATCAGGTCGGCATGCTGGGCTGGCGCGATACGGCGATAGTCGGGAAGCGCGCAGGCCTCCCAGAGTTTTTCCACCCGCGCATCGCTCGTCGTCACGTCGATGATTTCGGGGTAACGCGACAGATATTCCAGCGCCTGCTGGTCGATGGCGGGTAAGGCTCGGGAAAGTCCCTGGATTGTCGGAGCGGCATCAAGGCTCAGGCGCAGATTGGCGATGGAGGAAAAATCGAAATTTTTCGTCCGCCATTGCAGCACTTTCACCGCATCGAATTGATGGGTTTCGATCCGCTCCACCAGCTCGTCGTCGAACGGATCGACGCGCCCCGTTACGCCGAAGGTGCCATCGCGGAGATGGCGGCCGGCGCGGCCGGCGATCTGGCCGATTTCGCCGGGATTGAGATTGCGGAACTGATAACCGTCGAATTTACGGTCCTGCGCAAAGGCGACATGATCGACATCGAGGTTGAGACCCATGCCGATGGCGTCGGTCGCCACCAGATATTCAACATCGCCGGACTGGTAGAGCCCGACCTGGGCGTTACGCGTACGCGGTGAGAGAGCGCCCATCACCACGGCCGCGCCGCCGCGCTGGCGGCGCACCAGCTCGGCGATGGCATAAACTTCTTCTGCCGAAAACGCGACGATTGCCGTGCGTTGCGGCAGGCGGGTAATCTTTTTCTGCCCTGCATAAAAGAGCTGCGACAGGCGTGGCCGCTCGACCACCGTAATTCCCGGCAGCAGCTTTTCAAGGATCGGGCGCATCGTGCCGGCACCCAGAAGCAGTGTTTCCTCCCGCCCGCGCAGATGCAGCACGCGGTCGGTGAAGATATGGCCGCGCTCCAGATCGCCGGCGAGCTGAACTTCGTCGATCGCGACAAAGGCGGCGGTCGTCTCGCGCGGCATGGCTTCCACGGTGCAGACGGAATATTTGGCTTTGGGAGGAGATATTTTTTCTTCGCCGGTAATCAGCGCCACGTTCGGCGCACCCACCTTCTCCACCAGGCGGGTATAAACCTCGCGCGCCAGAAGACGCAGCGGCAGGCCAATGACACCGCTGCCATGCGCGACCATCCGCTCGATCGCGTAGTGGGTCTTGCCGGTATTGGTGGGGCCGAGAACGGCCGTGACACCGCGGCCGCTCAGGATCATGGGGCGAAAATTCAACGTACTATCCGCGAATCGACTTCATCTGCTTGCCGTGCCCTGCGCCATCATGGACGTGGACACGCGCACCACACATGGCAACGCCCGTCGGCAAAGGCAATAGGCCTTGATTGCAAACTGATGCAAGATGCCTCATTCCCGCAATTTTCCATGCAGATTCAGCCGGTTAATCAAGAAAAAAGAATCCGGCGAAAACGGAATCAGGCGTGGCAAAGAACAGTCTGCGAACGAATCGAATACGAATCGCTGACTCACGGTGATTCAGCTTTTGTTCTCCGCAACATCTGGTTGGTGAAAGCACGGCCCATACAAGATTATGAATCCGGATAAGTCCTTGGCCGGATTCAGCTTTATGGCAAAACCTTCAGACAGAAAATACCGGAATCGACTGTCAAGCGGCAATCGCGGAAAAGCCGATCTGGAACCTGCGAAAGGTGCTGGATCAGAGCGTCTGGCCGCTAAGCAGGCGCGGCGCATTTGCATCCGTCGTGCCGGCTGCCTGACCGATGAAATAGGATTTCAGACCCGGCAAACGATCGACCACGCCAAGACCGAAATCGCGCATGATGCGGATGGGACCGACATCATTGGAGAAAAGCCGGTTAAGCACATCCGTCGTCACGCCCATTCGCAGCGTATCGAAACGCCGCCAGGACTGATAACGCTCCAGAACATTGAGAGAGCCTATATCGAGACCAAGACGATCGGCCTCAACCACGGTTTCGGCGAGAGCCGCGACGTCCTTGAAGCCGAGATTGAGACCCTGCCCCGAGATCGGGTGAATGCCATGCGCCGCATCGCCGGCAAGCGCAAAACGAGGGGCAACGAAGGAGCGCGCCAGCGTCAGGCCGAGGGGAAAGGCCCGGCGGGGCCCGACGGGGCGGATAGATCCGAGCTTATGGCCGAACCGGCGCTCGAGTTCCTCCTCAAACACCAGATCATCGGAGGCCACCAGCCTGTCGGCATCAGCCTTGCGTTCGGTCCAGACAAGCGACGACCGGTTTCCCTTGAGCGGCAGGATGGCGAAAGGTCCTGACGGCAGGAAATGCTCTTCCGCGCAGCCCTCATGTGGCCGCTCATGTTCGACAGTGGTGACGATACCGGCCTGGTCATAATCCCATTGCACGGTCTTGATGCCGGCCATATCTCTCAGCGCTGAGCGAACCCCGTCGCAGGCAATCAACAATCGTGCGTCGACAGATGAGCCGTCGGAAAGGCTGATTGCCGTCGATTGCGCACCCGCGGTAAAGCCGGAAACGCTGAGCCCGTGGCGGATTTCGATGCCGAGGCGGTCGCACAGGCCCCTCAGCGCCCCGACCATCGCAACATTCGGAACCATATGGGCAAACGGCCTGCCCTCTTCCACCGCTCCATCGAAGGTCAGAAACACCGGGCGAACCGGATCGGCAGTCTTCGAATCGGTGACGATCATCCTGTTGATGGGCTGCGCTTCAGGCTCGATTTCGCTCCATATGCCGAAGACGTCGAGCATGCGCGTGGCCGCCGCAATAATGGCGGAGGCGCGCACATCTTTCTTCCACACATCATCAGGAGCAGCCTCAATCACCTGCACATTGAGGTGCCCGGCCGCCTGCTTGATTGCGACAGCAACCGAAAGGCC
The Agrobacterium cucumeris DNA segment above includes these coding regions:
- the holA gene encoding DNA polymerase III subunit delta; this translates as MAEIKSHEFERFAENPAERFRVFVLYGPDRGLVSERASLIAKKTGIDPDDAFASLKLTASDLQGDPGRLLDEVNAIGLFGGEKLVWVKGAAAEKALVDALQFLAETPPEASFLIIEAGDIKKGTGLRKIAEPARSIAAIPCYADDARSLNALIDQELSSDNLRIAPAARQRLIESLGGDRIASRNEIRKLALYCRGAEVIEEEDVLAIIGDASTVSADDAVDAILKGDRNAFFHATQKIVASKTPIFLVLQGCLKQFQLLDQMRAEMDEKKQQAGQVMQTLGRHIHFRRKPIIERALRTWQPAAIAREMNRLQAAILQSRQRQSLEDSVALLTLLSTTLQSGRGG
- a CDS encoding YggS family pyridoxal phosphate-dependent enzyme; protein product: MEIEARLEDVRQRIADVAEKSGRKATDVALVAVSKTFDAEAIQPIIDAGQRAFGENRVQEAQGKWPALKEKTSDIELHLIGPLQSNKAADAVALFDVVQSIDREKIARALAEECARQDRSLRFYVQVNTGLEPQKAGIDPRETVAFVAFCRDELKLPVEGLMCIPPAEENPGPHFALLAKLAGQCGLEKLSMGMSGDFETAVEFGATSVRVGSAIFGSR
- the lptE gene encoding LPS assembly lipoprotein LptE, with protein sequence MSDVFSRWSRVAAAISVVMMAGLLAGCQVRPLYGEASGTKERLAAVSVSEVGGRVGQEVRNQLIFLMAGGAGEPATAQYNVKISVSSSATSTEVENYDLTTRTNNNYDGPYPGRVVMSGQYVLTRISDGQILRSARRSVTAQVDLPQQEFAKIRATRDAENRAARELAEIIRTDIAATLGR
- a CDS encoding RNA-binding S4 domain-containing protein yields the protein MGSNEQPLESARQRLDKWLFFARMAKSRSLAQGYVQSGHVKVNGVTIRQPSHTVKAGDRLDIGFERMDRVLVVKSGGARRGPYEEAKLLYDDLTPPRDPSDRFSPLEQAMREPGSGRPTKKERRALDRFLSDSDGSKD
- the leuS gene encoding leucine--tRNA ligase, giving the protein MAIERYNPRDAEPRWQQKWNEDKVFVTDNSDPREKYYVLEMFPYPSGRIHMGHVRNYAMGDVVARYKRARGFNVLHPMGWDAFGMPAENAAMQNKVHPKDWTYQNIATMRGQLKSMGLSLDWTREFATCDVEYYHRQQALFVDFMEKGLVYRKQSKVNWDPVDHTVLANEQVIDGRGWRSGALVEQRELTQWFFRITDFSQDLLDELDELDQWPEKVRLMQKNWIGRSEGLSLRWQTVTETAPEGFSDITVYTTRPDTLFGASFLAIAADHPLAKELSANNPDIAAFCDKCRRHGTSLAALETAEKKGIDTGVKVVHPLDPSWELPVYVANFVLMDYGTGAIFGCPSGDQRDLDFARKYGLPVVAVVAPEGPDAASFTVEDTAFTDDGVMINSGFLNGMKTADAFEAVVQKLSAEMLGNAPQAERKVNFRLRDWGISRQRYWGCPIPVIHCEVCGVVPVPKKDLPVKLPDDVTFDVPGNPLDRHPTWRHVSCPQCGHDARRETDTMDTFVDSSWYYTRFTAPWEDQPTDPKVANHWLPVDQYIGGIEHAILHLLYSRFFTRAMRETGHVGVKEPFKGLFTQGMVVHETYSHGEGMSREWIAPADLRIEEADGARRAFLLSSGAEVKIGSIEKMSKSKKNVVDPDDIIASYGADTARFFVLSDSPPDRDVIWSEAGVEGANRFVQRVWRIIGEVAGELKNVKPKPATEGEGLAASKAAHKTLKAVQDDLDKLAFNKAIARIYELVNALAGPLADVAAGGKSEDAKAAARDAVEILIRIIAPMTPHLAEECWSALGNEGLVAQTPWPVFVASLVEENDVVMPVQVNGKKRGELTIARDADQDAVRAAALALDAVKSILAGGEPKKVIVVPQRIVNIVV
- a CDS encoding DUF1013 domain-containing protein, which produces MAQQLLMPKATAVWLVDNTALSFDQIATFCKLHPLEVKAIADGEAAQGIKGLDPIATGQLSRDEIARAEGNPNHKLKLSEPKVRVPESKRRGPRYTPVSKRQDRPNAILWLVRNHPELKDAQISRLVGTTKSTIEQIRDRTHWNSANLTPMDPVTLGLCSQIDLDLEVERASRGRPLPTAEELGNTLQPATATEGLDYNFQREEEEQIDADAVFKKLSSLKSAPKDEDEDDQY
- the fdxA gene encoding ferredoxin FdxA; translation: MTYVVTDNCIRCKYTDCVEVCPVDCFYEGENFLAINPDECIDCGVCEPECPAEAIKPDTEPGLDKWLTLNAEYAAIWPNITIKRDPMPEAKEMDGVAGKLELYFSAEPGQGD